One region of Papaver somniferum cultivar HN1 unplaced genomic scaffold, ASM357369v1 unplaced-scaffold_131, whole genome shotgun sequence genomic DNA includes:
- the LOC113332499 gene encoding uncharacterized protein LOC113332499, whose amino-acid sequence MLKSSLAPILSIIPMKPKYPVACLSLFRPSAVRDNVSVNAVEPPPQSHPTSAYIHLPFCRKRCHYCDFPIVALGSSSANLPDDIDDPRILNYVQLLCREIEATKVLKSDNNSPLETVFFGGGTPSLVPPRLVSKILETLNSRFGVSSNAEISIEMDPGTFDAQKLSDLLNLGVNRVSLGVQAFQEELLKACGRAHSLKQVYEAIEIIGSCGASNWSLDLISSLPHQTSEMWIESLECAIKAEPTHVSVYDLQVEKGTKFGLLYKPGEFPLPDDTLSAEFYKMASNTLCNSGYDHYEISSYCKKGYECQHNLTYWKNGYYYAFGLGSASHLDGVRFSRPRKMKEYTSYVQNLEDGALIQHENGQKDAKDLEMDVVMLSLRTSKGLDLTSFRECFGSGLVLSLCRTFRPYIESGHVLLLDDKRRVLVAEEFWSVLSNESKIEEEVAFIRLSDPDGFLLSNELISIAFGVISL is encoded by the exons ATGCTCAAATCATCCTTGGCACCTATTCTTTCGATCATTCCAATGAAACCAAAATATCCAGTCGCGTGTCTCTCACTTTTTCGTCCATCAGCTGTTCGTGATAATGTCTCAGTAAACGCGGTTGAACCACCACCTCAGTCACATCCAACTTCAGCTTATATTCATCTTCCTTTCTGCAGAAAACGTTGTCATTACTGTGACTTTCCTATTGTTGCTCTCGGTTCATCATCTGCAAACCTACCCGATGACATTGATGATCCGCGCATTCTGAATTATGTTCAACTCCTTTGTCGAGAGATTGAAGCAACAAAGGTTCTGAAATCGGATAACAACTCACCTCTTGAAACGGTGTTTTTTGGAGGTGGCACACCTTCTCTTGTTCCTCCAAGACTTGTTTCGAAAATATTAGAAACGTTGAACTCGAGATTTGGAGTGAGTTCTAATGCTGAAATTTCTATAGAAATGGATCCTGGAACTTTTGATGCACAAAAGTTGAGCGACTTACTGAACCTTGGTGTTAATAGAGTATCTTTGGGAGTTCAAGCATTTCAAGAGGAGTTGTTGAAGGCTTGTGGCAGAGCTCATAGTTTGAAACAAGTGTACGAAGCTATAGAGATTATTGGTTCCTGTGGTGCAAGTAATTGGAGTTTGGATCTTATTTCATCACTCCCTCATCAAACCTCAGAAATGTGGATAGAGAGTTTGGAATGCGCTATAAAGGCAGAACCAACTCATGTCTCGGTTTATGATCTGCAAGTGGAGAAAGGCACCAAATTTGGATTATT GTATAAACCTGGTGAATTTCCATTGCCAGATGATACTCTATCAGCAGAGTTTTACAAAATGGCTTCAAACACACTCTGTAATAGTGGTTACGATCATTATGAGATTAGCAGTTACTGCAAAAAGGGGTACGAATGCCAACACAATCTTACATACTGGAAGAACGGATACTACTATGCATTTGGTCTTGGGTCTGCAAGTCACCTCGACGGGGTAAGATTTTCACGGCCAAGGAAAATGAAAGAGTACACAAGTTACGTCCAAAATCTGGAAGATGGAGCATTAATTCAGCATGAAAATGGCCAAAAGGATGCCAAGGACTTGGAAATGGATGTTGTAATGCTTTCTCTTCGAACTTCCAAAGGCCTGGACTTGACATCTTTTAGAGAATGTTTTGGTAGTGGTCTTGTCTTATCTCTTTGCAGGACTTTTAGACCATATATAGAGAGTGGACATGTACTTCTGTTAGATGATAAAAGAAGAGTGTTAGTGGCAGAAGAATTCTGGTCAGTGCTGTCTAACGAGAGTAAGATTGAAGAGGAAGTGGCGTTCATTCGACTTAGTGATCCAGATGGTTTCCTACTATCGAATGAGTTAATATCCATTGCATTTGGTGTCATATCCCTATAA
- the LOC113332500 gene encoding Golgi apparatus membrane protein-like protein ECHIDNA, which produces MDQPAVENYANPKTCFFHVLFKAGALAFYILSALFFNSFVIIFVVTVLLAALDFWVVKNVSGRILVGLRWWNEINDLGESVWKFECLDQESLSRMNKKDSWLFWWTLYLTAVAWIFLGIFSVIRFQPDYVLVVGVCLTLSIANIVGFSKCRKDAKKQIQAFASQTIANRFSSTIQSAFSVI; this is translated from the exons ATGGATCAG CCTGCTGTGGAGAATTACGCGAACCCGAAAACATGTTTCTTTCATGTGCTTTTCAAG GCTGGAGCTTTAGCATTCTACATACTTTCAGCGCTTTTCTTTAATAGTTTTGTGATCATTTTCGTGGTTACGGTACTACTTGCTGCTCTTGATttttgggttgtcaagaatgtcagtGGACGAATATTGGTTGGTTTGAGATGGTGGAATGAAATCAATGACCTGGGTGAAAGTGTCTGGAAATTTGAGTGCCTTGACCAAGAG TCATTGTCTAGGATGAACAAGAAGGATTCATGGCTATTCTGGTGGACACTCTACCTTACT GCGGTTGCATGGATCTTTCTTGGGATATTTTCTGTTATAAGATTCCAACCAGATTATGTCCTTGTTGTCGGAGTTTGTTTGACCTTAAGCATTGCTAATATTGTTGGCTTCAGCAAGTGCCGCAAAG ATGCCAAGAAACAGATTCAAGCATTCGCCTCCCAAACAATTGCAAACCGCTTTTCATCAACGATACAGTCAGCATTCAGCGTTATCTGA